One window of the bacterium genome contains the following:
- the nikC gene encoding nickel transporter permease yields MLSSTPASATSIGTTAGTSYLRRSFRLLTRIPGAWIGAASVALLVLVALFGPAVAPHDPFHISAAEKLQGPSPNHWFGTDDLGRDLLSRVLTGARISLAVAVVVLVLAMVLGVGLGLIAGYWGGWVDEVLMRTTDVFLAFPRLVLAVAIAATLGAGLSNTVLAIALSWWPWYTRLVRGQLLSMREQEYVQAAVSLGAGRPRILLRHLLPNVGTTVVIQASIDIGFAILATASLSFIGLGAQPPTPEWGAIIAQARSYMVDAWWYPTFPGMAIFFAVLGFNLLGNAVRDAFDPRLRSVA; encoded by the coding sequence ATGCTGTCGTCGACCCCCGCATCCGCTACTAGTATCGGGACCACCGCCGGGACGAGCTATCTGCGCCGCTCGTTCCGGCTGCTCACGCGCATCCCGGGAGCGTGGATCGGCGCGGCGAGCGTCGCGCTGCTGGTCCTGGTCGCGTTGTTCGGCCCGGCGGTGGCGCCGCACGATCCGTTCCACATCTCGGCCGCGGAGAAGCTCCAAGGCCCGTCGCCCAACCACTGGTTCGGGACCGACGACCTGGGGCGGGATCTGCTCAGCCGGGTGCTCACCGGCGCCCGCATCTCCCTCGCCGTCGCCGTCGTCGTCCTCGTCTTGGCGATGGTGCTCGGCGTCGGTCTCGGGCTGATCGCGGGCTACTGGGGCGGATGGGTGGATGAAGTGCTGATGCGCACCACCGACGTGTTTCTCGCGTTTCCGCGGCTCGTCCTGGCGGTCGCGATCGCCGCGACGCTGGGGGCCGGGTTGTCCAACACCGTGCTCGCGATCGCCCTGTCGTGGTGGCCGTGGTACACCCGCCTCGTTCGCGGGCAGTTGCTGTCGATGCGCGAGCAGGAGTACGTCCAGGCCGCCGTCTCCCTCGGCGCGGGGCGACCGCGCATCTTGCTCCGCCACCTCCTCCCCAACGTCGGCACGACGGTCGTGATCCAGGCTTCGATCGACATCGGGTTCGCGATCCTGGCGACGGCGAGCCTGAGCTTCATCGGCCTCGGCGCGCAGCCGCCCACGCCGGAGTGGGGCGCGATCATCGCACAGGCGCGCAGCTACATGGTGGATGCCTGGTGGTATCCGACGTTTCCGGGGATGGCGATCTTCTTCGCCGTGCTCGGCTTCAACCTGCTCGGGAATGCGGTCCGTGACGCGTTCGACCCGCGGCTTCGCTCCGTCGCGTAG
- a CDS encoding ABC transporter permease: MAAYILRRLALLPPLLVGVSLLLFILTHLVPADPAKLIAGEHAGPDQVAAVRHAFGLDRPLPVQYVVYLGKLARGDLGMAMQTNSPVLSDLTEYVPATIELAGAAMLLTIVVGIPIGVLSAVRSGSVIDLLAQVLSVSGLSFPIFFFGILLQLIFVRWLNWFPLAGRLAITATAPPHVTGLYVVDSALAGNLGDLQSAALHLVLPSLTLALTALAPTIRMTRSTMLEVLSQDYVRTAWAKGLVSKRVFLHHGLRNALIPVITVLGLYTSSLLGGVFLVELIFNWPGVGLYSVNAITTLDYSAIMGTSLLLTVMFVLINLGVDILYAVVDPRIRY; encoded by the coding sequence TTGGCTGCCTACATCCTGAGAAGGCTCGCCCTGCTCCCGCCGTTGCTGGTCGGGGTGAGCCTGCTTCTTTTTATCCTCACCCATCTCGTCCCGGCGGACCCCGCGAAGCTGATCGCCGGCGAGCACGCCGGGCCGGATCAGGTCGCCGCGGTCCGGCACGCGTTCGGCCTGGACCGGCCCCTGCCCGTGCAGTACGTCGTGTACCTCGGGAAGCTGGCGCGCGGGGACCTCGGCATGGCGATGCAGACCAACAGCCCGGTGCTGAGCGACCTGACGGAGTACGTCCCCGCGACGATCGAACTCGCGGGAGCCGCGATGCTGCTGACCATCGTCGTCGGCATCCCCATCGGCGTGCTCTCCGCCGTCCGGTCCGGCAGTGTGATCGACCTGCTCGCGCAGGTCCTGAGTGTGAGCGGGCTCTCGTTCCCGATCTTCTTCTTTGGCATCCTGCTGCAGCTCATCTTCGTCCGGTGGCTGAACTGGTTCCCGCTCGCAGGACGCCTCGCCATCACGGCGACGGCCCCGCCGCACGTGACGGGCCTGTACGTGGTGGACAGCGCGCTCGCCGGCAACCTCGGGGACCTGCAGAGCGCCGCGCTCCACCTCGTCCTGCCGAGCCTGACGCTCGCGCTCACGGCGCTCGCGCCCACGATCCGGATGACGCGCTCAACGATGCTCGAGGTCCTTTCGCAGGACTACGTCCGAACCGCCTGGGCCAAGGGCCTGGTGTCGAAGCGCGTGTTCCTCCACCACGGACTGCGCAACGCGCTCATCCCGGTGATCACCGTCCTGGGACTGTACACCAGCAGCCTGCTCGGTGGCGTCTTCCTGGTCGAGTTGATCTTCAACTGGCCGGGCGTCGGGCTCTACAGCGTCAACGCAATCACGACGCTCGACTACTCGGCGATCATGGGGACGTCTCTGCTCCTGACCGTGATGTTCGTCCTGATCAACCTCGGCGTGGACATCCTGTATGCTGTCGTCGACCCCCGCATCCGCTACTAG
- a CDS encoding ABC transporter substrate-binding protein has translation MTHGGWRSGISRRRFLQTLGLGAAALGAGTAGLDDLLRPGGAAAAAAGPDTLVVAQDTSVQTLDPNIVYDNTVRITRGIYESLVTLRGATAQIVPRLATSWQSTPDAKVWTFKLRSGVKFHDGTAFTSAAVKSTVERLIKINRGMGYAYKGVVDTIDTPDPLTVKFNLTGPDAAFAAKLAAVSGALMVSPAAIAAHTSGTDMGQGWLATNAAGTGPYVLESYDKGAGQVVLSAFPGYWGGWQGQHVKRIIFKITPEASTQRLMLEQADADVLTIVAPDLIDALSKENGIKVASFPTQRIFYIAMHCQRPPLNDVKIRQAISYAFDYNGARDLIFNGKLDPLYGPLPNTDPAHLFAEDKPYHLDMAKAKQLLSESSHPTGGFTLSLLVFQGDPTYQKVAQIIQAQLKPLNITVTIQEMQSSVLLDKAGKPETAPDLLPIRNYPDYADPSSMLDATFGKDAWGTAGWNFSFYANDKVEALMKQANQITNQPKRIQLYKDAQKVIVNEAAAIFIGTLINRVPMRSNVQGYSFNPYLGNTFDLYAISKS, from the coding sequence ATGACGCATGGTGGTTGGCGGTCGGGGATCTCTCGCCGCAGGTTCCTCCAGACCCTCGGCCTCGGCGCGGCCGCGCTTGGGGCCGGCACGGCCGGCCTCGACGATCTGCTCCGTCCCGGGGGCGCCGCGGCGGCCGCGGCGGGCCCAGACACGTTGGTCGTGGCGCAGGACACGTCGGTGCAGACCCTGGACCCCAACATCGTCTACGACAACACCGTCCGCATCACCCGGGGCATCTACGAAAGTCTCGTGACGCTGCGGGGCGCCACGGCGCAGATCGTCCCGAGGCTCGCAACGTCGTGGCAGAGCACGCCGGACGCGAAGGTCTGGACGTTCAAGTTGCGGTCCGGCGTCAAGTTCCATGACGGGACGGCGTTCACGTCCGCGGCGGTCAAGAGCACGGTCGAGCGCCTGATCAAGATCAACCGGGGCATGGGCTACGCGTACAAGGGCGTCGTCGACACCATCGACACCCCCGACCCGCTGACGGTCAAGTTCAACCTGACCGGCCCCGACGCGGCGTTCGCGGCCAAGCTGGCGGCCGTGTCGGGCGCGCTGATGGTCAGCCCGGCGGCGATCGCCGCGCATACGTCCGGCACCGACATGGGGCAGGGCTGGCTCGCGACCAACGCGGCCGGCACCGGACCGTACGTGCTGGAGAGCTATGACAAGGGCGCCGGGCAGGTCGTGCTCTCAGCGTTCCCGGGGTACTGGGGCGGGTGGCAGGGGCAGCACGTGAAGCGGATCATCTTCAAGATCACCCCGGAGGCGTCGACGCAACGCCTGATGCTCGAACAGGCCGATGCGGACGTCCTCACGATCGTGGCACCCGACCTCATCGACGCGCTCTCGAAGGAGAACGGGATCAAGGTCGCGTCGTTCCCGACCCAGCGAATCTTCTACATCGCGATGCACTGCCAACGCCCGCCGCTCAACGACGTGAAGATCCGGCAGGCGATCTCCTATGCGTTCGACTACAATGGCGCCCGGGACCTGATCTTCAACGGCAAGCTGGACCCGCTGTACGGCCCGCTGCCCAACACGGATCCGGCGCATCTCTTTGCCGAAGACAAGCCGTACCATCTGGACATGGCGAAAGCCAAGCAGCTCCTCAGCGAGTCGAGCCATCCGACCGGCGGCTTCACGTTGAGCCTGCTCGTGTTCCAGGGCGACCCGACGTACCAGAAGGTCGCGCAGATCATCCAGGCGCAGCTCAAACCGCTCAACATCACCGTCACGATCCAGGAGATGCAGTCCTCCGTCCTGCTGGACAAGGCCGGCAAGCCGGAGACCGCGCCGGACCTGCTGCCGATCCGCAACTACCCCGACTACGCGGACCCCTCGTCGATGCTCGACGCCACGTTCGGCAAGGACGCGTGGGGCACCGCGGGGTGGAACTTCAGCTTCTACGCGAACGACAAGGTCGAAGCGCTGATGAAGCAGGCGAACCAGATCACGAACCAGCCGAAGCGCATCCAGCTGTACAAAGACGCCCAGAAGGTCATCGTGAACGAGGCCGCCGCGATTTTCATCGGGACCTTGATCAACCGCGTACCGATGCGGTCGAACGTCCAAGGGTACAGCTTCAATCCGTACCTGGGCAATACGTTCGACCTGTACGCGATCTCGAAGAGCTAG
- a CDS encoding M28 family peptidase — translation MLELDLVSQSHLVEYNREIARWTRLSGSPDEQHAATYAAAQLRGFGYAAQVVTHDAYISLPGAATLRVTRPEPREVFCITHSMGRSTGVAGVSGDLVYVGKGRPEDYARAGAAGKIALIDDLATPEQAVAGTELGVAGLIFISGRHAHEMCVSPVWGNPAPSTAGTLPRIPMVSVHQEDGQRLRRLCEDGPAMVHMTADVRTGWTGTPIVIADLSPGHPDAEAEMFVLFSGHLDGWHLGAMDNGSANATMLEVARVLAPRRGGFRRGLRLALWSGHSHGRYSSSAWYADNHWFDLADHCVAHVNIDSVGAVGADRFVTNSMPETAGLGVWAVRQVAGAELTPKRVGRDSDQSFTGIGIPSLFGSLSHQDDGSLGWWWHTPHDTLDKIDPARLARDAKVFALALDRLLTDPVLPLDYTASAADLRGRLEGLAGDAGPSFDLSPAIDAVARLEALCARVQRAAAGATGARAGAINDCLRALGRALIPATYTVAGRYAHDPALDHTFLPRLAAARRLGALAPDSDEARFLRVDLVRGRNAVVDAVRTACRAAEDCLASGM, via the coding sequence GTGCTCGAGTTGGACCTAGTCTCGCAGTCTCACCTTGTCGAGTACAATCGGGAAATCGCGCGCTGGACACGCCTGTCCGGCAGTCCGGACGAGCAGCACGCCGCGACGTACGCGGCGGCACAGCTCCGCGGGTTCGGCTATGCCGCGCAGGTCGTGACGCACGACGCCTACATCAGCCTGCCCGGCGCGGCGACGCTGCGCGTCACGCGCCCCGAGCCGCGCGAGGTCTTCTGCATCACGCACTCGATGGGGCGATCGACCGGGGTGGCCGGTGTGTCCGGCGATCTCGTTTACGTCGGCAAGGGCCGCCCCGAGGACTACGCGCGCGCCGGCGCCGCCGGGAAGATCGCGCTCATCGACGATCTCGCAACCCCCGAGCAGGCGGTCGCGGGGACCGAGTTGGGCGTGGCGGGGCTCATCTTCATCAGTGGCCGGCATGCGCATGAGATGTGCGTCTCCCCCGTCTGGGGCAACCCAGCCCCGAGCACGGCCGGCACCCTGCCGCGCATTCCGATGGTCTCCGTGCACCAAGAGGACGGCCAGCGGCTGCGCCGCCTCTGCGAGGACGGTCCCGCGATGGTCCACATGACGGCGGACGTCCGGACCGGCTGGACCGGGACGCCGATCGTCATCGCCGATCTCAGCCCCGGGCACCCCGACGCCGAGGCGGAGATGTTCGTCCTGTTCTCAGGGCACCTCGACGGGTGGCACCTCGGCGCGATGGACAACGGGAGCGCCAACGCGACGATGCTCGAGGTCGCGAGAGTACTTGCGCCCCGACGCGGCGGGTTCCGCCGCGGCCTCCGCCTCGCCCTGTGGTCCGGCCACTCCCACGGCCGGTATTCGTCGTCGGCGTGGTACGCGGACAATCACTGGTTCGACCTCGCCGACCACTGCGTCGCGCACGTGAACATCGACTCCGTGGGGGCGGTGGGGGCGGACCGGTTTGTCACGAACTCGATGCCCGAGACGGCGGGGCTCGGCGTCTGGGCCGTCCGACAGGTGGCGGGGGCGGAACTCACGCCCAAGCGCGTCGGCCGCGACTCCGACCAGTCGTTCACGGGGATCGGGATCCCGTCACTGTTCGGCTCTCTCTCGCACCAGGACGACGGCAGCCTCGGGTGGTGGTGGCACACCCCGCACGATACCCTGGACAAGATCGACCCGGCGCGGCTCGCGCGGGACGCCAAGGTCTTCGCGCTGGCCCTGGACCGCCTGCTCACGGACCCGGTCCTCCCGCTCGACTACACCGCGAGCGCGGCCGATCTCCGGGGTCGGTTGGAGGGCCTGGCCGGCGACGCCGGACCGTCGTTCGACCTCTCGCCGGCGATCGACGCGGTCGCGCGCCTGGAGGCGCTCTGCGCACGGGTGCAGCGCGCTGCCGCCGGGGCCACCGGCGCGCGCGCGGGGGCGATCAACGACTGTCTACGGGCGCTCGGACGCGCGCTCATCCCGGCGACGTACACGGTCGCCGGGCGGTACGCGCACGACCCGGCGCTCGACCACACGTTCCTGCCGCGACTCGCGGCCGCCCGGCGGCTTGGGGCGCTGGCCCCAGACAGCGACGAGGCCCGGTTCCTCCGCGTCGATCTGGTACGCGGCCGCAACGCGGTGGTCGATGCGGTGCGAACCGCCTGCCGCGCGGCGGAGGACTGTCTCGCAAGCGGTATGTAA
- a CDS encoding ABC transporter ATP-binding protein has translation MTPERSTRGAAGPSIVLRAVSMSFERNGEPLEVLRDITLSIAQGEFISLLGPSGCGKSTLLRLVADILPPTGGTIEILGTTPADARRTRAFGMVFQQPVLLPWLSVQENVTLPLRIGGWGRTHASGPSPASLLELVGLQGFEQVRPAQLSGGMQQRVAIARALVSDPRVLLMDEPFGALDAITRDRLNEELLRIWTETRRTVLFVTHSIPEAVYLSSRVVVFSPRPAQIRRAVEIGLPYPRRPNMRDTPEFTRFSAELREALEH, from the coding sequence GTGACACCCGAGCGGTCGACGCGCGGCGCGGCGGGGCCGTCCATCGTCCTTCGGGCCGTCTCCATGTCGTTCGAGCGCAACGGCGAGCCGCTCGAGGTGCTCCGCGACATCACGCTTTCGATTGCTCAGGGCGAGTTCATCTCGCTGCTGGGACCCTCGGGGTGCGGCAAGTCAACCCTGCTGCGGCTCGTCGCGGATATTCTCCCGCCGACGGGCGGCACGATCGAGATCCTCGGCACGACGCCGGCCGACGCGCGCCGGACCCGCGCGTTCGGGATGGTGTTCCAGCAACCGGTGCTGCTGCCGTGGCTGTCCGTGCAGGAGAACGTCACGCTGCCCCTGCGGATCGGCGGCTGGGGCAGAACGCACGCGTCGGGCCCCTCGCCCGCGTCGCTGCTGGAGCTGGTCGGGCTGCAGGGGTTCGAGCAGGTCCGGCCGGCGCAGCTCTCCGGCGGCATGCAGCAGCGCGTCGCGATCGCCCGGGCCCTCGTGAGCGACCCGCGCGTGCTCCTGATGGACGAACCGTTCGGCGCGCTCGACGCGATCACGCGCGACCGGCTGAACGAAGAGCTGCTTCGGATCTGGACCGAGACGCGCCGCACGGTCCTGTTCGTGACGCACAGCATCCCCGAGGCGGTGTACCTGTCGTCGCGCGTCGTGGTGTTCTCGCCGCGGCCCGCGCAGATCCGCCGCGCGGTCGAGATCGGGCTGCCGTACCCGCGCCGCCCGAACATGCGCGACACGCCGGAGTTCACGAGATTTTCGGCGGAGCTGCGGGAGGCGCTGGAGCACTGA
- a CDS encoding ABC transporter permease has protein sequence MAATGRSPAAESAATARRPRRRAPGEDPWRRHAISIGTFVIVLLLWQAIIVVFHVPVYLAPAPLQVLGALRTETHTLLVNTWPTLIETVLGFVLGNLIAVVTAVGFVHNRTFRHSVYPLAVTVRTLPIVAISPILVLLLGNGYAPKVAIAALITFFPTLVNMADGLTAVDAQALELMRVLSATRWEVFRYLRWPTSLPYLFSALRIASTASLLGAIVGEWIGSNAGLGYLIVAATYDYRTPLLYATMTVASVLALLLFNVVTIVEHYAVPWRPSGGAHVE, from the coding sequence ATGGCGGCGACCGGGCGGTCTCCGGCGGCGGAGAGCGCGGCGACGGCGCGGCGGCCGCGGCGCCGGGCGCCCGGCGAAGATCCGTGGCGCCGGCACGCGATCTCGATCGGGACCTTCGTCATCGTGCTGCTGCTGTGGCAGGCGATCATCGTCGTGTTTCACGTGCCGGTGTACCTCGCGCCCGCCCCGCTGCAGGTCCTCGGCGCGCTGCGGACCGAGACCCACACGCTGCTGGTCAATACGTGGCCGACGCTGATCGAGACGGTCCTGGGGTTCGTCCTCGGCAATCTGATCGCGGTCGTGACCGCCGTCGGGTTCGTGCACAACCGGACGTTCCGGCACAGCGTGTATCCCCTCGCCGTGACGGTCCGCACCCTCCCGATCGTGGCGATCAGCCCGATCCTCGTGTTGCTGCTCGGCAACGGATATGCGCCGAAGGTCGCGATCGCCGCCCTCATCACGTTCTTTCCCACCCTGGTGAACATGGCCGACGGCCTCACCGCGGTCGACGCGCAGGCGCTGGAGTTGATGCGGGTGCTGTCGGCGACGCGGTGGGAGGTGTTTCGCTACCTGCGCTGGCCCACCTCGCTGCCGTACCTCTTTTCGGCGCTGCGCATCGCGAGCACGGCGAGCCTGCTCGGGGCCATCGTGGGCGAGTGGATCGGGTCCAACGCCGGCCTGGGCTATCTGATCGTGGCGGCGACGTACGACTACCGTACGCCGCTCCTGTACGCGACGATGACGGTCGCCTCGGTGCTCGCGCTCCTGCTGTTCAACGTGGTCACGATCGTGGAGCATTACGCCGTGCCGTGGCGTCCGAGCGGCGGCGCGCACGTCGAATGA
- a CDS encoding efflux RND transporter periplasmic adaptor subunit encodes MTYRTGAPRPSARPPQPVRSSPHHGWRRRGLALTAAIAGLVLAGCSARARTPDTRAVAPPPPAVVVTEAIQRTVPIYEENVAQTVAVQTVDLKAQIGGTLEQVLFKQGAEVKHGQLLFVIDQRPYTAALQSAQAQLATAQANLQQALEQVQLAQAKAQLAALQATQVNAQKQVERDRYLVAQQAVAQQQLDNDTAAEQAAAANVAAQVAVVKNTALSTQTGIQQARAGVQQAQAAVTQAQLNLHYTTVQAPVDGVVGLLSVDQGNLVGANAQLATMSTVDPIVAQFHLSEVTFLGLLKRASTEAARTGASALNVPSFQLVLADGSTYPHPGTFRTLDRAVDPQTGTIIVQAVFPNPERLLRPGMYARVRAKLQDRPNTVLVPQVAIQEVQGVKTVFVVGSDNTVSVRSLTDGGPYGQFFIVLDGVRAGERVIVEGVQKVRPGIRVSPTTRPAPPLPGTNGLAVPTGGRPC; translated from the coding sequence ATGACATACCGGACGGGCGCACCGCGCCCCTCGGCGAGGCCGCCACAACCGGTTCGATCGTCCCCGCACCACGGATGGCGCCGGCGGGGCCTCGCGCTGACGGCCGCGATCGCCGGCTTGGTCCTCGCCGGGTGCAGCGCCCGGGCACGGACGCCAGACACTCGGGCCGTCGCCCCGCCGCCTCCGGCCGTCGTCGTCACGGAGGCGATCCAGCGGACCGTGCCGATCTACGAAGAGAACGTGGCCCAAACAGTCGCCGTCCAGACCGTCGACCTGAAGGCACAGATCGGCGGCACGCTCGAGCAGGTCCTGTTTAAGCAGGGCGCCGAGGTGAAACACGGACAGCTGCTGTTCGTCATCGATCAGCGTCCGTACACGGCGGCGCTCCAATCGGCGCAGGCGCAGCTGGCGACCGCGCAGGCCAACCTGCAGCAGGCGCTCGAACAGGTGCAGCTCGCCCAGGCCAAGGCGCAACTGGCGGCACTCCAAGCGACGCAGGTGAACGCCCAGAAGCAGGTGGAGCGCGACCGCTATCTCGTGGCGCAGCAGGCGGTCGCCCAGCAGCAGCTGGACAACGATACCGCGGCGGAGCAGGCGGCGGCGGCCAACGTGGCGGCGCAAGTCGCGGTGGTGAAGAACACGGCCCTGTCGACGCAGACCGGCATCCAGCAGGCCCGCGCGGGCGTCCAGCAGGCCCAGGCGGCCGTGACGCAGGCCCAGCTGAACCTCCACTATACGACGGTCCAGGCGCCGGTCGACGGCGTCGTCGGGCTGTTGAGCGTGGATCAGGGCAACCTCGTCGGGGCCAACGCGCAGCTCGCGACGATGTCCACGGTGGACCCGATCGTCGCGCAGTTCCATTTGAGCGAGGTGACGTTCCTCGGCCTCCTGAAGCGCGCCTCCACGGAGGCGGCCCGCACGGGAGCGAGCGCCCTGAACGTGCCGTCGTTCCAGTTGGTGCTGGCGGACGGCAGCACCTATCCGCACCCCGGCACGTTCCGGACCCTTGACCGGGCCGTGGATCCGCAGACCGGGACGATCATCGTGCAAGCGGTATTCCCCAATCCCGAGCGGCTGCTGCGGCCGGGCATGTATGCTCGGGTGCGCGCCAAGCTGCAGGATCGTCCGAACACCGTCCTCGTCCCGCAGGTGGCGATCCAGGAAGTGCAGGGCGTCAAGACGGTGTTCGTGGTTGGGTCGGACAACACGGTCTCGGTGCGGTCGCTCACGGACGGTGGGCCGTACGGGCAGTTCTTCATCGTCCTCGACGGCGTGCGCGCCGGGGAGCGAGTGATCGTGGAGGGTGTGCAAAAGGTGCGCCCGGGGATCCGGGTGTCGCCGACGACCCGGCCCGCACCGCCCCTCCCCGGGACGAACGGGCTCGCGGTTCCGACCGGGGGCCGCCCGTGCTGA